From the Sphingomonas mesophila genome, one window contains:
- a CDS encoding 2OG-Fe(II) oxygenase, with amino-acid sequence MSASASSAAPGPMPPSSIIDDFLDAQTHRALLDYVIANEGRFEPATLHRPTGMEVDTAIRDNLKLSDLGPLRDEMVKRFSAALPRLASTLGTTVPADSRLELELTAYGDGAFYHAHSDTVLPGKDNPGQVERDPRLLSAVYYFHRRPKAFDGGALRLFRWGVSEPSDAADYRDFEPTDNRLVTFLSWSRHEVMPVRCPSRRFEDYRFAINCWFRVLLP; translated from the coding sequence ATGTCCGCTTCCGCCAGTTCGGCCGCCCCCGGGCCAATGCCCCCGAGCAGCATCATCGACGACTTCCTGGATGCCCAGACTCATCGCGCGCTGCTCGACTACGTCATTGCCAACGAGGGTCGGTTCGAGCCGGCAACCTTGCATCGGCCGACCGGGATGGAGGTCGATACCGCCATCCGCGACAATCTGAAGCTCTCGGATCTCGGCCCGTTGAGGGACGAGATGGTGAAACGCTTTTCGGCTGCCTTGCCGCGGCTGGCGAGCACCCTCGGCACGACCGTTCCAGCCGATTCTCGCTTGGAACTTGAACTCACCGCCTACGGCGATGGCGCCTTCTATCACGCGCACAGCGACACCGTTCTGCCGGGCAAAGACAACCCCGGACAGGTCGAGCGTGATCCGCGACTGTTGAGCGCCGTCTATTACTTTCATCGTCGGCCAAAGGCGTTCGACGGCGGCGCATTGCGCTTGTTTCGCTGGGGAGTGTCCGAGCCTTCGGACGCGGCGGACTACCGCGACTTCGAGCCGACAGATAATCGCCTGGTCACGTTCCTCTCGTGGTCCCGGCACGAGGTCATGCCGGTACGCTGCCCATCGCGTCGCTTCGAGGATTATCGCTTCGCCATCAACTGCTGGTTCCGCGTACTCCTTCCCTAA
- a CDS encoding aspartate/glutamate racemase family protein encodes MRKLGIIGGTSWNSTALYYDHINREVARRLGGLSSARLAIESLNLAPYAALQSAGDLDGAERIVVEAARNLKAAGAEALLIASNTTNRYGQAVVDATGLPLLDIGEPTIARLNADGRRRVALLGTRFVMTEPFARDRYEAAGFEVVNIANDWVMTIDRIIFGELALGIVRRDSQRALRTLLTELARQKVDSVVLACTELVMAVDPRANVLPVYDTTEIHARAAVDWMLDTLEETRAAA; translated from the coding sequence TTGCGCAAGCTCGGAATCATTGGCGGGACGAGCTGGAACTCGACCGCGCTCTATTACGACCACATCAACCGCGAGGTCGCCCGGCGACTCGGTGGCTTGTCCTCGGCTCGGCTGGCTATAGAGAGCCTCAACCTCGCGCCCTATGCCGCGCTTCAGTCGGCGGGCGACCTAGACGGGGCCGAGCGGATCGTCGTCGAGGCTGCGCGCAACCTCAAGGCGGCGGGTGCCGAAGCGCTGTTGATCGCTTCGAATACCACCAACCGCTACGGCCAGGCGGTCGTCGACGCCACTGGCCTGCCGCTGCTCGACATCGGCGAGCCGACCATCGCGCGTCTGAACGCGGACGGCCGCCGCCGGGTCGCGCTGCTCGGTACGCGCTTCGTGATGACCGAACCGTTCGCGCGCGACCGCTACGAGGCGGCGGGGTTTGAGGTCGTCAACATCGCGAATGACTGGGTGATGACGATCGACCGGATCATCTTCGGGGAACTCGCGCTCGGGATTGTTCGCCGCGACAGTCAGCGAGCCCTGCGTACCCTGTTGACCGAGCTGGCCCGGCAGAAGGTCGATTCGGTGGTGCTTGCCTGCACCGAGCTGGTGATGGCGGTCGACCCGCGCGCCAACGTGCTGCCGGTCTACGACACCACTGAAATCCATGCCCGGGCAGCGGTCGACTGGATGTTGGATACACTCGAGGAAACGCGCGCTGCGGCTTAG
- a CDS encoding NAD(P)(+) transhydrogenase (Re/Si-specific) subunit beta, with the protein MEAHATPAWVLIAYLVAGICFILALRGLSSPATSQRGNRLGMIGMAVAVVTTLATHLPSYGLDFEAEDGSVAGFIPLGFDWLTMSQIIGAITIGAIIGLVAARRIQMTAMPQLVAAFHSLVGLAAVLVGAAAFLNPEAFGIADRVIPMIGQSFLSINPVSRVEMGLGVAIGAITFSGSVIAFLKLNGNMSGKPILLPLRHVINLATLAAILGLIGYFTIDQSAWIFWTIAALSFLIGFLLIIPIGGADMPVVVSMLNSYSGWAAAAMGFTLHNTAMIITGALVGSSGAILSYIMCRAMNRSFVSVIAGGFGGGAVAGGGGEVIDRPYKRGSAEDAAFLMGQAGKVIIVPGYGMAVAQAQHALREMGDLLKKEGVEVKYAIHPVAGRMPGHMNVLLAEANVPYDEVFELEDINSEFAQADVAFVIGANDVTNPAAKTDKSSPIYGMPVLDVEKARTVLFIKRSMGGAGYAGVDNELFYRDNTMMLLADAKKMVEEIVKALA; encoded by the coding sequence GTGGAGGCCCACGCAACCCCCGCCTGGGTGCTGATCGCCTATCTCGTCGCCGGCATCTGCTTCATCCTCGCGCTGCGCGGCCTGTCGAGTCCGGCGACCAGCCAGCGCGGCAACCGCCTCGGCATGATCGGCATGGCGGTCGCAGTGGTGACGACGCTCGCCACGCACCTCCCTTCTTATGGTCTGGACTTCGAGGCCGAGGACGGCAGCGTTGCGGGGTTCATCCCACTAGGATTCGACTGGCTGACGATGAGCCAAATCATCGGCGCAATCACTATCGGTGCGATTATTGGTCTCGTTGCTGCCCGCCGAATTCAAATGACGGCGATGCCGCAACTGGTTGCCGCCTTCCATTCGCTGGTCGGCCTCGCTGCAGTGCTGGTCGGGGCGGCGGCGTTCCTCAACCCTGAGGCATTCGGGATCGCCGACCGGGTGATCCCGATGATCGGCCAGTCGTTCCTGTCGATCAACCCGGTCAGCCGGGTCGAGATGGGGCTGGGCGTCGCGATCGGCGCGATCACCTTCTCCGGCTCGGTGATCGCCTTCCTCAAGTTGAACGGCAACATGAGCGGCAAGCCGATCCTGCTGCCGCTGCGCCACGTCATCAACCTGGCGACCCTTGCCGCGATCCTCGGACTGATCGGCTATTTCACCATCGACCAGTCGGCGTGGATCTTCTGGACCATCGCGGCGCTGAGTTTCCTGATCGGCTTCCTGCTGATCATCCCGATCGGTGGCGCGGACATGCCGGTCGTAGTGTCGATGCTCAACAGCTATTCCGGCTGGGCCGCGGCGGCGATGGGCTTCACGCTCCACAACACGGCGATGATCATCACCGGCGCTTTGGTCGGAAGCTCGGGCGCGATCCTGAGCTACATCATGTGCCGGGCGATGAACCGCAGCTTCGTCTCGGTCATCGCCGGCGGTTTCGGCGGAGGCGCGGTGGCGGGCGGCGGCGGCGAGGTCATCGACCGGCCCTACAAACGCGGTTCGGCGGAGGACGCGGCGTTCCTGATGGGCCAGGCCGGCAAGGTGATCATCGTGCCGGGCTACGGCATGGCCGTCGCCCAGGCGCAGCACGCGCTGAGGGAAATGGGCGACCTACTCAAGAAAGAGGGAGTCGAGGTCAAATACGCCATTCATCCGGTCGCCGGCCGAATGCCGGGCCACATGAACGTCCTCCTCGCCGAGGCCAACGTCCCCTATGATGAGGTGTTCGAGCTCGAGGACATCAACAGCGAATTCGCCCAGGCCGACGTCGCCTTCGTCATCGGTGCCAACGACGTTACCAATCCGGCGGCTAAGACCGACAAGTCGTCGCCGATCTACGGCATGCCGGTGCTCGACGTGGAGAAGGCCCGCACCGTCCTCTTCATCAAGCGCTCGATGGGCGGCGCCGGCTATGCCGGAGTCGATAACGAGCTCTTCTACCGCGACAACACCATGATGCTGCTCGCCGACGCCAAGAAGATGGTTGAGGAAATCGTCAAGGCATTGGCCTGA
- a CDS encoding NAD(P) transhydrogenase subunit alpha: MDFISILAIFVLACFVGYFVVWSVTPALHTPLMAVTNAISSVIIVGALIAAASAASPAAKWLGLAAVVLASVNIFGGFAVTARMLAMYKKKDR; this comes from the coding sequence ATGGACTTCATCTCGATCCTGGCGATCTTCGTCCTGGCCTGCTTCGTCGGCTATTTCGTGGTCTGGTCGGTCACTCCGGCGCTGCACACTCCGCTGATGGCGGTGACCAACGCCATCTCCTCGGTGATCATCGTCGGCGCCCTCATCGCCGCCGCCTCGGCCGCAAGTCCCGCCGCCAAGTGGCTCGGCCTCGCCGCGGTGGTACTCGCCTCGGTCAACATCTTCGGCGGCTTCGCCGTCACCGCCCGGATGCTGGCGATGTACAAGAAAAAGGACCGCTAG
- a CDS encoding secondary thiamine-phosphate synthase enzyme YjbQ, producing the protein MRQSNEVLEIATAGKGLVEISWQVRGFSEGQGMASGLLTLFCRHTSASLLIQENAAPAARRDLEAFFERIAPEGADYEHDDEGPDDMPAHLRSALTSSSLSVPLVGGRLALGRWQGIYLFEHRSAAQRREVVLHLIGD; encoded by the coding sequence ATGCGCCAGTCGAACGAAGTCCTGGAAATCGCCACCGCGGGCAAGGGCCTGGTCGAGATCAGCTGGCAGGTCCGCGGCTTCAGTGAAGGCCAGGGCATGGCGAGCGGGCTGCTGACCCTGTTCTGCCGCCACACCTCGGCGTCGCTGCTGATCCAGGAGAATGCCGCCCCCGCCGCGCGCCGCGACCTCGAGGCGTTTTTCGAGCGGATCGCGCCCGAGGGCGCGGACTATGAGCATGACGACGAAGGCCCGGACGACATGCCGGCGCACCTTCGCTCGGCGCTGACCAGCAGCAGCCTGTCGGTTCCGCTGGTCGGCGGCCGGCTGGCGCTCGGACGTTGGCAGGGCATCTATCTGTTCGAGCACCGAAGTGCGGCGCAGCGGCGCGAGGTGGTGCTGCACCTGATCGGCGACTGA
- a CDS encoding EAL domain-containing protein, protein MPNNAGASTSEINRQHRRMLMWPLILALLFGAIGAGEPVEDFLRMAHNKMRPNQASGDIVLVRVDDKSLREVGDWPWSRGTQAKLYDELSRLGARHIAADIMYFGETQPEQDKALADSFARAGNVTVGIQTRLGQGNGRNNKDVIAPVIAKNVSTATISTRYNWQNVSWDLPRGHLVDGRPLPSLSWLLAGREKSAQGEFRVDYSIDPTTIPTFSASDLINRKVDRAAIAGKMVAIGASSYTIGDQYQIPGWGKAGGVYLHVLGAETLKRGDPINLGWLLPLLLAALVAWLSIRRERTRIIAIAAVAALTLPVGLEHFLVFADVTPALFLLGAVAARSAWKRSRQRGLHNSLTGLPNLTALAADKAGRNRPLVAARVHNYAEIVSALGADDERQFVEQVVQRLNVGNKDRTIYQGDEGIFAWFADKGTPFAQHLEALHSLFRSPVKAGKIACDVAISFGVELGSKRATSSRLGSALVAAQEADRENLKWKFHDPARQQEVPWRLSLLSQLDEAIDRGEVWLAYQPKVDLATKRTVGAEALARWTHPDKGPISPTEFVSAAEQSDRIQRLTDFVLETAIEAAAKINRGGERFEIAVNLSARMLNDRALPTRVANYLHHYGLPADLLILELTETAAVTDGGHGIDLLAAMRDLGVKIAIDDYGTGLSTLDYLKKVPASEIKIDQSFIKAMRDNRSDLIMVQSTITLAHSLGRTVVAEGVEDPASLDQLKSMGCDQAQGFIVGRPMSFDEMTRRLTTEKRRRAA, encoded by the coding sequence GTGCCGAACAACGCAGGAGCCTCGACCAGCGAGATCAACCGCCAGCATCGCCGGATGCTGATGTGGCCGCTGATCCTTGCCTTGCTGTTCGGGGCGATCGGCGCCGGCGAGCCAGTCGAAGATTTCCTGCGCATGGCGCACAACAAGATGCGGCCGAACCAGGCCAGCGGCGACATCGTATTGGTGCGAGTCGACGACAAGAGCCTGCGCGAAGTGGGCGATTGGCCGTGGAGCCGCGGCACCCAGGCCAAGCTCTACGACGAGCTGTCACGGCTCGGCGCGCGCCACATCGCAGCGGACATCATGTATTTCGGCGAGACCCAGCCGGAGCAGGACAAGGCCCTTGCGGACTCGTTCGCACGCGCCGGCAATGTCACTGTCGGCATCCAGACCCGGCTCGGCCAGGGCAATGGCCGCAACAACAAGGACGTCATCGCACCGGTCATCGCCAAGAATGTCTCCACAGCGACAATCTCGACTCGCTACAACTGGCAGAATGTGTCGTGGGACCTTCCGCGGGGGCACCTCGTCGACGGCCGCCCGCTGCCGTCGCTGTCGTGGCTACTGGCCGGTCGTGAGAAATCGGCACAGGGCGAATTCAGGGTCGACTACAGCATCGACCCGACGACCATCCCGACCTTCAGCGCGAGCGACCTCATCAACCGCAAGGTCGATCGCGCGGCAATCGCCGGCAAGATGGTGGCGATCGGCGCGAGCAGCTACACCATCGGCGACCAGTATCAGATCCCGGGTTGGGGCAAGGCCGGCGGAGTCTATCTCCACGTCCTCGGCGCGGAGACCCTGAAGCGCGGCGATCCGATCAACCTCGGCTGGCTGCTGCCATTGCTGCTCGCCGCGCTGGTCGCCTGGCTTTCGATCCGCCGCGAACGCACGCGCATCATCGCGATTGCCGCCGTGGCCGCGCTGACCCTGCCGGTTGGACTCGAGCATTTCCTCGTCTTTGCGGATGTCACCCCTGCGCTGTTCCTGCTCGGTGCGGTCGCCGCGCGGTCGGCGTGGAAGCGCAGCCGTCAGCGCGGGCTGCACAATTCCCTGACCGGCCTTCCGAACCTTACCGCGCTGGCCGCCGACAAGGCCGGGCGCAACCGGCCGCTGGTCGCGGCGCGAGTCCACAATTATGCCGAAATCGTGTCCGCGCTCGGCGCCGACGACGAGCGGCAATTCGTCGAGCAGGTCGTCCAGCGCCTCAACGTCGGCAACAAGGACCGCACCATCTACCAGGGCGATGAAGGCATTTTCGCCTGGTTCGCCGACAAGGGCACGCCGTTCGCGCAGCACCTCGAGGCGCTCCACTCGCTGTTCCGCTCACCGGTCAAGGCCGGCAAGATCGCCTGCGACGTGGCGATCAGCTTCGGGGTCGAGCTCGGCAGCAAACGCGCCACCTCGAGCCGGCTTGGAAGCGCGCTGGTCGCCGCCCAGGAAGCCGACCGCGAGAACCTCAAGTGGAAATTCCACGATCCGGCGCGCCAGCAGGAAGTGCCGTGGCGGCTGTCGCTGCTGTCCCAGCTCGACGAGGCGATCGACCGCGGCGAAGTGTGGCTGGCCTACCAGCCCAAGGTCGACCTGGCGACCAAGCGCACGGTCGGGGCCGAGGCGCTGGCGCGCTGGACCCACCCGGATAAGGGGCCGATCAGCCCGACCGAGTTCGTCAGCGCCGCCGAGCAAAGCGACCGGATCCAGCGGCTCACCGATTTCGTCCTGGAAACGGCGATCGAGGCCGCGGCCAAGATCAATCGCGGCGGCGAGCGGTTCGAGATCGCGGTCAATCTGTCGGCGCGGATGCTCAACGACCGCGCCCTCCCGACTCGAGTCGCCAATTATTTGCATCACTACGGCCTGCCGGCCGATTTGCTGATCCTGGAACTGACCGAGACCGCGGCGGTGACCGACGGCGGCCACGGCATCGACCTGCTGGCGGCGATGCGCGACCTCGGGGTCAAGATCGCGATCGACGATTATGGAACGGGCCTGTCTACGCTCGACTATCTGAAGAAAGTTCCGGCAAGCGAGATCAAGATCGACCAGAGTTTCATCAAGGCGATGCGCGACAACCGCTCCGACCTGATCATGGTCCAGTCGACCATCACCCTCGCCCACTCGCTCGGCCGGACCGTCGTCGCCGAGGGAGTCGAGGACCCGGCCAGCCTCGACCAGCTGAAATCGATGGGCTGCGACCAGGCGCAAGGCTTCATTGTCGGCCGGCCGATGAGCTTCGACGAGATGACCCGCCGGCTGACCACCGAAAAGCGCCGCCGCGCCGCCTGA
- a CDS encoding NAD(P) transhydrogenase subunit alpha, translating into MKLAVLAERAPETRVAAIPETVRKYVALGATVAVEEGAGIAASVPDAAFAEAGAELAARSAAVAGADIILAVGPPDPASLAGAKPGALLVGALDPVRRADLIAAYRSAGLEPLALERMPRITRAQSMDILSSQANLAGYKAVVDAAAAFRRVLPMMMTAAGTIGPARLFVMGVGVAGLQAIATGRRLGAQVSATDVRSATREQILSLGAKPIFVEGVAGIEGEGQGGYASETSAEYQAAQAELVSAHIAKQDIVVTTALIPGRPAPRLVSDAQLASMRPGSVVVDLAAEAGGNVEGVVAGETVERHGVTLIGAVQLARSLAADASGLYARNLANFLTAFWDKDSGALKLPDDDEIVAALRIPAAS; encoded by the coding sequence GTGAAGCTCGCCGTCCTTGCCGAGCGCGCGCCGGAGACCCGAGTCGCGGCGATCCCGGAGACGGTCCGCAAATATGTCGCGCTTGGCGCCACGGTCGCGGTGGAGGAGGGCGCAGGCATCGCCGCGTCGGTCCCCGACGCCGCCTTCGCCGAAGCGGGGGCCGAGCTCGCCGCCCGCTCCGCCGCGGTGGCCGGCGCCGACATCATCCTCGCCGTCGGCCCGCCCGATCCCGCCAGCCTGGCCGGCGCCAAGCCCGGGGCCTTGCTCGTCGGCGCGCTCGACCCGGTCCGCCGCGCCGATTTGATCGCTGCCTACCGCTCCGCCGGGCTCGAGCCGCTGGCGCTCGAGCGAATGCCGCGGATCACCCGCGCCCAGTCGATGGACATCCTCTCCAGCCAGGCCAATCTCGCCGGCTACAAGGCGGTGGTCGACGCCGCCGCCGCCTTCCGCCGGGTACTGCCGATGATGATGACCGCCGCCGGCACGATCGGCCCGGCGCGCCTGTTCGTGATGGGCGTCGGGGTTGCCGGGCTGCAGGCGATCGCCACCGGCCGCCGGCTCGGCGCGCAGGTCAGCGCAACCGACGTGCGCTCCGCCACGCGCGAGCAGATCCTGTCGCTCGGCGCCAAGCCGATCTTCGTCGAGGGGGTCGCCGGGATCGAGGGCGAGGGGCAGGGCGGCTACGCCTCCGAGACCAGCGCCGAATATCAGGCGGCCCAAGCCGAGTTGGTCTCGGCCCACATCGCCAAGCAGGACATCGTCGTCACCACCGCCTTGATCCCCGGCAGGCCCGCCCCGCGGCTGGTCAGCGATGCCCAGCTGGCGTCGATGCGGCCGGGCAGCGTGGTGGTCGATCTCGCCGCCGAAGCCGGCGGCAATGTCGAGGGCGTTGTTGCCGGCGAGACGGTCGAGCGCCATGGCGTGACCCTGATCGGCGCGGTCCAGCTGGCGCGCAGCCTCGCCGCGGACGCCTCGGGGCTTTACGCGCGCAATCTGGCCAACTTCCTGACCGCCTTCTGGGACAAGGACAGCGGCGCGCTCAAGCTGCCCGATGATGACGAAATCGTCGCCGCGCTGCGGATTCCCGCCGCCTCCTGA
- a CDS encoding aa3-type cytochrome c oxidase subunit IV, which translates to MAELPSSQGGHDPNFPAHARNYEGFLKLTKWSVIVTAIITAAVILIISN; encoded by the coding sequence ATGGCGGAATTGCCGAGCAGCCAAGGCGGACACGATCCCAATTTCCCGGCCCACGCGCGCAACTACGAGGGGTTCCTCAAGTTGACCAAATGGTCGGTGATCGTCACCGCCATCATCACCGCCGCCGTCATCCTGATCATCAGCAATTAG
- a CDS encoding sigma-54-dependent transcriptional regulator, producing MREELLRTLLLVDSEPSERRALAATASRAGWSVTAASAREAREMLAGAHGREVRAVLVSGWDSEAGPELIATLRAGRPDLPVLVLAEQQSIPLALEAMRAGASDFLVKPVAPERMLEALNAHRDRRRPTGELAPVAEKLAVDLSLDELVGGSPDFRSALAVAAKAARNRLPILIVGEPGTGKETLARAIHAASLRARGPLVSVDCKAVAPNIIDSTLFGHAAGAFPGAFSEKVGRMVEADGGTLLLDEIGTLPAETQALLDRTLATGEVRPVGCNGSNSVDVRVIATSSVALGDEFSPALRERVAAVAVTIPPLRERSTDIPALARHLLERIAEQTGMRQLSIGNDALAVLMRYGWPGNVRQLAGVLLRAALQCSDGALGAEHFPHIAIQSRFNGRRSDRAPELSQSSADNALAGPQLTLFRGDGHLRSMEEIEADVIRLAIGHYRGRMTEVARRLGIGRSTLYRKLAELGIDTRG from the coding sequence ATGCGCGAAGAACTGCTCCGCACCTTGCTGCTGGTCGATTCCGAGCCGTCGGAGCGGCGCGCGCTGGCCGCGACCGCGTCGCGCGCCGGATGGAGCGTGACCGCGGCGAGCGCGCGCGAGGCGAGAGAGATGCTCGCCGGGGCGCACGGCCGCGAAGTGCGTGCGGTGCTGGTCTCGGGGTGGGATTCGGAGGCCGGGCCGGAGCTGATCGCGACCCTGCGCGCCGGACGGCCGGATTTGCCGGTGCTGGTGCTGGCCGAGCAGCAGTCGATCCCGCTGGCGCTCGAGGCGATGCGCGCCGGGGCGAGTGACTTCCTGGTCAAGCCGGTCGCGCCGGAGCGCATGCTCGAGGCTCTAAATGCGCACCGCGACCGCCGCCGCCCGACCGGTGAACTGGCGCCGGTGGCGGAGAAACTGGCGGTCGACCTGTCGCTCGACGAGCTGGTCGGGGGGTCGCCCGACTTCCGCTCGGCGCTGGCGGTGGCGGCCAAGGCAGCGCGCAACCGGCTGCCGATCCTGATCGTCGGCGAGCCCGGCACCGGCAAGGAAACACTGGCGCGGGCGATCCATGCGGCGAGCCTGCGCGCGCGCGGGCCGCTGGTCAGCGTCGACTGCAAGGCGGTCGCGCCCAACATCATCGATTCGACCTTATTCGGCCATGCCGCGGGCGCTTTTCCGGGCGCGTTCAGCGAGAAGGTCGGGCGGATGGTCGAGGCCGACGGGGGGACGTTGCTGCTCGACGAGATCGGCACGCTCCCGGCCGAGACCCAGGCGCTGCTCGACCGCACGCTGGCGACCGGCGAGGTGCGGCCGGTCGGCTGCAACGGCTCGAACTCGGTCGACGTGCGCGTGATCGCGACCTCTAGCGTGGCGCTGGGCGACGAGTTCAGTCCGGCGCTCAGGGAACGGGTCGCCGCGGTGGCGGTGACCATCCCGCCGCTGCGCGAGCGGAGCACCGACATCCCCGCCCTCGCCCGCCACCTGCTCGAGCGGATCGCCGAGCAGACCGGGATGCGCCAGCTGTCGATCGGCAATGACGCGCTGGCGGTGCTGATGCGCTACGGCTGGCCGGGCAATGTCCGCCAGCTCGCCGGGGTGCTGTTGCGCGCCGCGCTGCAATGCAGCGACGGAGCGCTCGGCGCCGAACATTTCCCGCATATCGCGATCCAGTCGCGCTTCAACGGGCGGCGCAGCGACCGCGCGCCCGAGCTCAGCCAGTCGAGCGCCGACAATGCGCTGGCCGGGCCGCAGCTGACCCTGTTCCGCGGCGACGGCCATCTGCGCAGCATGGAGGAAATCGAGGCCGACGTGATTCGCCTCGCCATCGGCCATTATCGCGGGCGCATGACGGAGGTCGCGCGGCGGCTCGGGATCGGCCGCTCGACGCTCTACCGCAAGCTCGCCGAACTGGGCATCGACACCCGCGGGTGA
- a CDS encoding phosphodiester glycosidase family protein, with protein sequence MRCLLVLLMVAGCSAQQPAARVESPCRERAFEGSAFVVCDPGAGRMMLFAAGKNEKPFRRFAELPVDPDRVAFAMNAGMFDEEGRPIGLAVTHKGPVRPLNLRDGPGNFHLKPNGVFIVPFGGGGMIVPSDSIPVFRAAPQLQTQSGPMLVIDGKLHPKIAPDGDSRYVRNAVGVRDGKALFVISLDVVSLGKLARFFRDELKTPDALYLDGSVSSLWDPANGRMDDFTELGPMIVAFKAGASAPGRGGPATP encoded by the coding sequence ATGCGCTGCCTCCTTGTACTGCTGATGGTCGCGGGCTGCTCGGCGCAGCAGCCGGCGGCGCGGGTCGAGTCGCCGTGCCGCGAGCGGGCGTTCGAGGGCAGCGCGTTCGTGGTGTGCGATCCGGGCGCGGGGCGGATGATGTTGTTCGCCGCCGGCAAGAACGAAAAGCCGTTTCGCCGCTTCGCCGAATTGCCGGTCGATCCCGATCGGGTCGCGTTCGCGATGAACGCGGGCATGTTCGACGAGGAGGGCCGCCCGATCGGACTTGCCGTGACCCACAAAGGCCCGGTCCGCCCGCTCAACCTGCGCGACGGGCCCGGCAATTTTCATTTGAAGCCGAACGGCGTGTTCATCGTTCCGTTCGGCGGCGGCGGGATGATCGTGCCGAGCGATTCGATCCCGGTCTTCCGCGCCGCGCCGCAGCTGCAAACCCAGTCGGGGCCGATGCTGGTGATCGATGGCAAGCTTCACCCCAAGATCGCGCCGGACGGCGACAGCCGTTATGTGCGCAACGCGGTCGGCGTGCGCGACGGCAAGGCGCTGTTCGTGATCAGCCTCGACGTGGTTTCGCTCGGCAAGCTGGCGCGCTTCTTTCGCGACGAACTCAAGACGCCCGACGCGCTCTATCTCGACGGGTCGGTGAGCTCGCTGTGGGACCCGGCCAACGGGCGGATGGACGATTTCACCGAGCTTGGGCCGATGATCGTCGCATTCAAAGCCGGGGCGTCAGCGCCTGGTCGCGGAGGCCCCGCCACACCTTGA
- the folP gene encoding dihydropteroate synthase has translation MTRTLLRPTGFVDSPFGHDGKVARLAGGLAWFTSVELIHPDGTRELVPVADIERRFDDSMARDWQRLIAPRPPLQLGTRTIRLDQPQVMAILNLTPDSFSDGGAFADTDAAAFAGADMAAAGAAILDLGGESTRPGAKPVWEGDEIARVLPVVERLARGGNAVSIDTRKAAVAEAALGAGATLVNDVSALTFDPRMGEVVAASGAPIVLMHHQGDPQSMQDDPRYGDVLVEVFHWLEERISAAEEAGIPRERILVDPGFGFGKTVAHNLALMNGLALLHGLGCPLVVGASRKRTIGALDNEAPADRRLAGSLALALKAAEQGAQLVRVHDVPETVQALKVWRGLRDQALTPRL, from the coding sequence GTGACCCGAACCCTTCTCCGCCCGACCGGCTTCGTCGATTCCCCGTTCGGCCATGACGGCAAGGTCGCCCGGCTCGCCGGAGGCCTCGCCTGGTTCACCTCGGTCGAACTGATCCACCCCGACGGCACACGCGAGCTGGTGCCCGTCGCGGATATCGAGCGCCGGTTCGACGACTCGATGGCGCGGGACTGGCAGCGGCTTATCGCGCCGCGACCGCCGCTGCAGCTCGGCACCCGCACCATTAGGCTCGACCAGCCGCAGGTGATGGCGATCCTCAACCTTACTCCGGACAGCTTCTCCGACGGCGGCGCTTTCGCCGACACCGACGCCGCCGCCTTTGCCGGGGCGGATATGGCGGCGGCCGGCGCAGCGATCCTCGATCTCGGCGGCGAATCGACCCGCCCCGGCGCCAAGCCGGTGTGGGAGGGCGACGAGATCGCCCGAGTCCTGCCGGTGGTCGAGCGGCTCGCGCGCGGCGGCAACGCGGTCAGCATCGACACGCGCAAGGCGGCAGTGGCCGAGGCCGCGCTCGGCGCCGGCGCGACGCTGGTCAACGACGTCTCGGCGCTGACCTTCGATCCGCGCATGGGCGAGGTCGTCGCCGCATCCGGCGCGCCGATCGTCCTGATGCACCACCAGGGCGATCCGCAGTCCATGCAGGACGACCCACGTTACGGCGACGTGCTGGTCGAGGTGTTCCACTGGCTCGAGGAAAGGATTTCCGCCGCGGAGGAGGCGGGCATTCCGCGCGAGCGGATCCTGGTCGATCCCGGCTTCGGCTTCGGCAAGACCGTCGCCCACAATTTGGCGCTGATGAACGGCCTCGCCTTGCTCCACGGCCTCGGCTGCCCATTGGTCGTCGGCGCCAGCCGCAAGCGGACCATCGGCGCGCTCGACAATGAGGCGCCCGCCGACCGCCGCCTTGCGGGAAGTCTGGCCCTCGCGCTCAAGGCAGCGGAGCAGGGCGCGCAACTGGTCCGGGTCCACGACGTTCCCGAGACGGTGCAGGCGCTCAAGGTGTGGCGGGGCCTCCGCGACCAGGCGCTGACGCCCCGGCTTTGA